One segment of Rosa chinensis cultivar Old Blush chromosome 6, RchiOBHm-V2, whole genome shotgun sequence DNA contains the following:
- the LOC112173144 gene encoding uncharacterized protein LOC112173144, which translates to MAEDYMKGSMRKLALWYTRTFKPIMTHDELEPIMATLGFVSRPAAAASPNSAVMWKEYVFSAAGGWRSKWGAANEPQLLPRPRLPYPRIDGLHIYSYRAFLEAVNFYLEMCDISDLFHIRGMPLHDLHRIKDRNRKWRKMEEDDSVFVYREGTLDQAAFNLYHSPKTISNNAHNNSNGGGDHNSIVIREKGNNTPTSCIVPLKDIIV; encoded by the exons aTGGCGGAGGACTACATGAAGGGCTCTATGCGCAAGCTGGCCCTCTGGTACACCCGGACCTTCAAACCCATTATGACCCACGACGAGCTCGAGCCCATCATGGCCACCTTGGGCTTCGTATCCCGGCCGGCGGCGGCGGCCTCGCCGAACTCGGCGGTCATGTGGAAGGAGTACGTGTTCTCCGCCGCCGGAGGGTGGAGGAGCAAGTGGGGTGCCGCGAACGAGCCGCAGCTGCTGCCGAGGCCGAGGCTGCCCTACCCGAGAATCGATGGGCTCCACATCTACTCCTACCGGGCTTTCCTCGAGGCCGTTAATTTCTACCTCGAGATGTGTGACATCTCCGATCTCTTCCATATAAG AGGAATGCCACTCCATGATCTCCATCGAATTAAAGACCGAAACAGGAAGTGGCGAAAAATGGAAGAAGATGACAGTGTGTTTGTTTACAGAGAAGGAACTTTGGATCAAGCAGCATTCAATCTGTATCACTCTCCCAAGACCATCAGCAATAACGCCCATAATAACAGCAATGGCGGTGGCGACCACAATTCAATCGTTATTCGGGAGAAAGGCAATAATACCCCAACCAGCTGCATTGTACCTTTGAAAGATATCATAGTATGA